From the Lathyrus oleraceus cultivar Zhongwan6 chromosome 4, CAAS_Psat_ZW6_1.0, whole genome shotgun sequence genome, one window contains:
- the LOC127135996 gene encoding uncharacterized protein LOC127135996 translates to MVFIDDILIYSKTNEEHVEHLRIVLELLKEKKLYANLSKCEFWLRKMSFLGHVIFSGGIVVDPLKVDDVLHLETLKSVTEIRSFLGLVGYYRRFIEGRGGDFKIDDNNVIKFRDKICVSDVPELKKSILEEGHQSGMSIHPGATKMCQDLRKMFLSFGMKKEITKLIKFAHFIPLRLDYSLERLVKLYIERIVSLHDIPSSIVYDRDLRFTSRFSESL, encoded by the exons ATGGTATTCATTGATGACATTCTAATTTATTCAAAGACTAAtgaagagcatgttgagcatcTGAGAATTgtattggagttgttgaaagAGAAGAAATTATATGCTAATTTATctaagtgtgagttttggttaagaaaaaTGAGTTTTCTTGGGCACGTAATTTTTAGTGGTGGTATTGTAGTTGATCCTTTGAAGGTTGATGATGTGTTGCATTTGGAGACTCTGAAGTCTGTTACggagattagaagtttccttgggTTAGTTGGTTATTATCGTAGATTCATAGAAG gtcgaggtggtgaTTTCAAGATTGATGATAACAATGTCATAAAATTCCGTGACAAAATCTGTGTTTCTGATGTGCCTGAACtcaagaagagtattcttgaagaaggacacCAAAGTGGTATGAGTATTCATCCGGGTGCTACAAAAATGTGTCAAGATTTGAGAAAGATGTTTTTGTCATTTGGGATGAAGAAAGAGATTACAAA GTTGATAAAGTTTGCTCATTTTATTCCGTTGAGACTAGATTATTCGTTGGAGAGGTTAGTGAAGCTGTATATCGAGAGGATTGTTAGTTTGCACGATATTCCATCTAGTATTGTATATGATAGAGATTTGAGGTTTACATCGAGGTTCTCGGAGAGTTTGTAG
- the LOC127073288 gene encoding late embryogenesis abundant protein Lea5 has translation MARSLSQAKHLVSQSLPLFHLHRRGFAAVSDVSARVGRGKLGSLEETPVSKDGQEACSAWVPDPETGYYRPVNCAPEIDPVELRQVLLKHNTRSSN, from the exons ATGGCTCGCTCTCTCTCACAAGCCAAACATCTTGTTTCTCAATCTCTCCCCCTGTTTCATCTTCATCG CCGAGGTTTTGCTGCGGTATCTGATGTTTCGGCGAGAGTAGGCCGCGGAAAGTTGGGAAGCCTTGAAGAGACGCCCGTGTCAAAAGATGGCCAAGAGGCCTGCTCTGCTTGGGTCCCGGATCCGGAAACCGGATACTACAGGCCCGTTAATTGTGCCCCTGAAATTGACCCGGTGGAGCTCCGACAGGTGCTACTCAAACACAATACCAGATCATCCAACTAG